tcttaaCTAATGCTTCTTTTCTTTGCGTGTTCTCTATGCAGCTCTGTTTCAGTCGCTGCTCTTCGAAGCGTGTGGCAGAACGGTGAACCCTGTGAACGGTGCCGTGGGGCTTCTCTGGACTGGGAACTGGCACGTGTGCCAGGCCGCGGTCGAGACGGTGCTCCGCGGCGGCACGCTGAGGCCCATGCCGGAGCTCATGGGCCTCGACGCTGCCGCTGCCGCCGCGGCCGCCGCCGACGAAACATCGGAGGCCGAAGTCGGATGCACCGACACGTGGAGGATCCGAAACCCGAACACGAATTGCCGGTTCACAAGCTCGCGATCCTCCTCCGGCGGCGGCGGTGGTAAACGCAAGCGGTCGGAGGAGCTGGCAAAGCTTCAGGAGCAGCAGCCGAATCTCGATCTCCGGCTGACGCCGGTTTTCTTGCAGAAGGAGGAGAGCCGCCGGCCAGAGTCTCCGTCGATGACCTCCGAGGAGTCCGGAACGACGACGGAGAACAGATTTGGGGATCAGTGGAGTCACTGGAAAGTTCTCAACCTTTTCATTTGAGAATTCTTCCTGTATGGTTCTTTGAGGGTTATGTTTTTGTGAATCTAATTAATTTACGAgttattattagttttgttgatttttgttgTATGGTGTAATTGTCCTTTTGGAGGGGTTGTTCCCGGATTTGAAAGTCCGGCGAGTTTTTGGCGAGACACTGGCACAGGATTTCTCTAGAGAGAAAAATGAGAGTTAGTCGGTGGTGAtctctttgtctttttttttttgtataatttctGCCAAACATGGAAAATATGTAAACAGTCCCATGGTCGTGGGACTATGaatattagtattattaattaaatatgaataaagaGTAAAGACTACATatatatctttgtttttcattgctgtttttaattttctcgAAAACATTTATGAACCTGTGAGTTGGGTGAATATTCAATTGTTTTAGTTTGTCTTTATGGGAGGAATTATTAGATAATTTAAGATTATGATGACCTCGAGTCATAATTATGTATATCAGCTACTACTATTGCAATTGTAAGTAAATATCAGtccttttaatttttgcatttattatgatttttcctTCAGAATGAAACAAATTGAACATTAATTTAATACTCAACAAGGATAACTCAATTAATAATATACTTGAGATTATGACAAAATATACTCTTGGGATGAAAtaagaattaagaaattaattttaagtacgattaaaattttaatcaatgataagtttcataattaattcaaaagacCAAAGTATATAGAAATATTTCGGTCTAAttacattgattaaaaaaaatggtggtAGTGAGAAGTTCCGTTTATTCATTTAAGGAAAACCCAGATTAATTAATGAACAACCAgcttagtaaaataaaatcaggGGATAGCATATTAAGAATAGTTAAATCTTACCAAACCTTGATCGGGGACGTTATACTTGAAGCCGTCGAGACTCGAGAGGATTCAGTATTCTAAACAATGTTTGACCTATTGAACCAATAGGGTGAGGTGGGGTGATAAAAAATTGAGCATATTGGAACTTTGACATCGGAAATAATACAATACTGTAGCTAGTTGGAACAACTTTGTGGTAAGGTGTCAATCCCACCCAGCCTTGTTATGATGTATGAAGTGAATATTAAAAGTCAAATTTTTACTTAGAGTAAATTTATATGATAGCCGCGGATCCTGTGCATGGAGGTTTGTGAGGACACGTGTCTGGGTAAGTATTGGGTAAATAGTTGGAGTAAAAATAGTAGGAAGATAAagacagaaagaaagagagagagaggaattaGCTCTAAGCAGTAACATAGGCGATTTTGGAGAATGCAAAGTGGCGTACAAAGAAGGAGAAGGAATCAAGGAAGatggatttttaaaatattatttataaataaatacaataaataaaaatattgttaagtAATAATTTAGGGCCTACAATAAAGCTGCTGTTTGCCTCTTGCGTATGGGAAAGCCAAAGTATACGGCTCGCGTCAGCGTCGAGTTTTAGCTGTCCTGATTGTGTTGTCCAATTCTCTCTTGTGTTTGTGAAGGATGTGACTTATGTGttgtctctctttatttttttttcctttaaaattatataattttaataatatttaaaattaaatattattattaaatattaatataattattatatagtattatttttatgagataatataaaaacaatatgaaaaaaaacagtagaaaaattaaattcgtTGTGGAAAGTACTAGTACAGTACTACTAGTGTGAACTAGTTACATATTTTATCATAGTTTCATATATTCAATTTCCCATTtattcttatcttatcttgtaaTGACTATAACCAGTACAAGATTAAAGTGACAcgtgttttatttcttttatatacgGTTTCCATTTTGGATTTTGCATGTGAAATTTTTAGTGACGGTTAACCCTGCTTCCATTTAAACAAGGTTAcctctaattacaaaattattactATCTTGTAACGAGTTCCTACTAGCACTCTTGCATCAATAAGTAAATTTATACTCAAATTTGAAAGTGTgatgtaaataaattataaattttattcttacggtttacttttttttatattaattcttaTGCATTTTTAAATTTGGGTTTTACAActataaatcaatttttatgtttttcttaccGTTAATCTTTAGTGATTTTAAGCAAACGAAATttgaaggaattttttttttcatttgtttcacATTATTTGTCAATTTAGCAATTTTATTTTGTCTCAAAATATTTGttaagaatatttaatttataaaatattaattatttttaattatatctatgtTTATTGATATCTCACTTTAatacttaattaatatataattactttCTAACTCTATCAATAAAgatgttttaataaaaaaaaacatcaaagtaATTTGTATAATGCTTTTCGTAAGAGgtgcattattttaaaatatatatatagaatatttttttatataatcatgACTCATAAGATATTTAAGACTTTTGTTTGTCATCTCACTAAGTCAATCaactttaaaagtaaaataatactttcacttgcaattttatattcaaattaaaaattaaactaataatttataattagatgataatattttatattaatagcaTAGGAGTTAGGAAATGTTACTCATGATAGAATATTTTATATGTGAGAATAAgatgaatataaattataagtattataatttaggttaaattagttttttagtcttttaatttattatttatgttcaatttgaatttttaatttttaaaatcgattcaatttatttttttaattttttttttcaatttaatactctaatttttaaaattaatttattttaaaaaatatatatatttcataacagtttaaaattacttaatgaactattataaaatataatttgttacaATTTAGTTTGAAGCATCAAATTGAatgaatttaagaaattaaaagatcaaattaaacctaaaaaaaaattaaaagactacattaaatctaaaaaataaattaaaaattaaaaaactaatttaatatataatttataaacctTTCTTGGCACTTCAAGTCTGTTATTATTAGAGTTTGAATCGATATCTTCTACTGAGGCTTGCATTGGTTTCTCCTCCGGGGAGGCGAGTGGGATCCACTTCATCACCACTTAGCCACAGAAATAAGCATTACAATATTTTGGGAATCCCGGATTATAATCCAATAAAAATGCGGagataaaaaagcaaaaaacagATCCCATTTGAAGTTGATgagttgaaaagaaagaaagaaagaaagaaggcaACGCAACTAAGCAAGTGCAGTGCAGAACATGGcttattatcttttcttttttatttctgcgATGCTGCGTCTCGCCGCATTTGCCATGGACACCACGGAACCTTCCCCCACTTTACATTGTGGTCCCCACATATACCTCAGCTTCCACTAATTGTTCAATGTCTCAGCTGATACTCTCACACTAGCTAGTGGTTCTACCCACTCTCCTTGTCATGCGTCTCGTTTCCTCCTTCGTGCCAATGGCATTGCTCTCTAATTaactattcttttctttctactCTATACTCTATAGTCTTCTAATTAACAGTTGTTTACTACATGTTGGCCCTTACCTCATAATTGAGATTTGAGGGGATATTTTCCTCCTTTTTCCATTagttttcatttataatatgCAAGGATTTAAATTTTTCACTCACCTATGcatgattatataaaatattcataacaTAATCtttataagataattttatgaatatacaaaaaatattaaatttgtaagaatttgatttattcagtaaaaaaaaaggaattagaTGAGTGATATTTTAATTGTTCAATGatttaagttatatatatagcatttccaaaaaaattacttaGATTAATGATCAAagaatttgaataataatatttatcatgAGATCTACTTCGGTTGGTTGGTTGAATAAAGTGAGCGTGACTTATTgtgaattttcttatatttttattcaattctaacagataaaaaattataagtagtAATAGTTTAATTGTTGAAAGATTTAAGTTATATAAATTTCCAAAGAATTGAAGATCAAACTCATGTTACTTTACATAATCAATAAATTAACTATATCAATGCCATTAATTTGAAACCCCGAAATAATAATAGTCGAGCTCTGACAATTTTTTCTCATTATTTACttgacaaaataattatatacaaattcCATGATTAAGTTTAAcatatgaagataaaaaaatttcaacgaAACTTAATTCTAAATAAACCATGTACATaaataagtatataattatttaaacgACAGTCAATATTTTTTGCCAGATGTGAACGAAAAatgtaaacaaataaaaatattaacatatatttggtaaaaaaaatttatatattatcaattcATAAGTTAATAATT
This region of Glycine soja cultivar W05 chromosome 17, ASM419377v2, whole genome shotgun sequence genomic DNA includes:
- the LOC114394210 gene encoding LOB domain-containing protein 38-like, encoding MSCNGCRVLRKGCSESCILRPCLQWIETAEAQGHATVFVAKFFGRAGLMSFISNVPENQRPALFQSLLFEACGRTVNPVNGAVGLLWTGNWHVCQAAVETVLRGGTLRPMPELMGLDAAAAAAAAADETSEAEVGCTDTWRIRNPNTNCRFTSSRSSSGGGGGKRKRSEELAKLQEQQPNLDLRLTPVFLQKEESRRPESPSMTSEESGTTTENRFGDQWSHWKVLNLFI